ccttagaACAGAATCTGTCTTTTCCGCCCACCTGACGAATGCAACAGCACCCTCAGTGTCGTCGTAACTTAAGGGCTTACAATCCAGAAATTGTTTGTAGGTACAGCCTGTACAGGCAATATCATTAACAATAAGCATTAGTGGATGTGTAAGAAGTATCCAAATGTAATGCAATGTGTCTCAAGCGACTTggacattaccattgggtgggtTGTTGTTTGAGGTATTCCTTCTTGTTTCCGCGTGGGAGGCCGCATACTATGCTATTGCTACGGCAATTCGCTCTTGGAGTTCCGCCTCAGTAGTAGGCAGACGTGTGTCTCgacgtggaggcatcttctaaaagatgatcatattggtcaggtcatagtaagtaaataaAAGGCGTACGTAATAACATTTATCAACACAATAatacataacatcccatgttataatatAAATCAAATAATTCAACAAAGCATGTAGTGAGAACGTTGCCATTGAGTTTTCATTAATCATGACCACAATATAGTTTTACATGTTTTACAGTACATCATACATCCAAAATAAGATCATAGGGTTACATCACCCCCAAAATACAAGTCAGTCTACACAAATCATATACAAAAGTGTGGTCTTCAAAAAGTCTTTGTATGCTGGCCTAATTGCGACTTTCTCACCAAAACAACCTACATGCATCAAACCAAAAATATAGCTACgctgatggtggaggaggaggagggaagAAAATCAAACGGCGCAAGCGCACCCAGTCCACCTCAAGTGCATGGATGACGCGCAGCCAGTAAGCTATCTGCTGCTCATGAGTAAGGAAACGAATATCCGAATCAGGGGGTAGCGGGAGGGGAGCGTGTGGTGCGGAAAAAGGAGTCTGACAGTGACATGGGGGAGGACGTGGAGTCCTCTCTAGCTCCCCGACTCGACGACTCAGAGCATCCTGCTGCAACTGCAGGGATGTAAGTATGTCCTCTGTGGTATATCCGACATGAAACGGGTGATATGGGTCTGACAGGGGCATAACATTGGGCGATGACCACAAAAATGGCTCGCCCGACGGTACAAAGGGAGATGTAGTGTGTGCAGCCGGAGTAAAAGAGGGCATGAATGGAAAAGCAGCTGTCGTGGGTGACAGGTGATCATGTGGCCCAGTAGAAGGTCCTTCCCCTGGACGAGGAGGGGGTATGTCCTGGAGGAATGTGATAGGTAAGTCTGTGCGGTGGACATCAGATGTGTGTGGGTGAAACTGGGGAGTATCAAGGAGTGCAAAAGCAGGTGCAGTAGGTGGGGTGACTGGTAGAACGAACGGGGgataatcatcatcatcctcgATCCACCCATTACGGGTGTCAGTGTATCGAGGGTTGACATGCGTGGCAAATGGTGCCTGGTCGACAACAGGTAGTGCAAGAGCGGGTGCATTAGCAATAGGAACATCAGAAACCGGTGGTACGATGACTGGTGCATCCACGACGTGTGGTGCCATGACTGGAGGATCGATGTGGTCGGGCTCTTGCAGAGGATCAGACAATAGTGGAACGACTGGAACATCGATAGGGTCGTGAGCAATGATAGGCTCTGGACCAACTGGAGCGGGCTCAACTGGTACAAACTCGACCTCAGGCTCCGGGCCAAAGTCCTGGGAAACAACAGGTGCAGCTGACATCGCCATGTCGGAGTCAGCGTCAGGAGAGTCGTGTTGCACACCCTGGTCATGAAAAGaagcggatgccacagactcaaacgAGTCTGGACCAAATGAATCAGAAGGAGCCTCCTCCACAGGAGCCTCAACAATAGGAACTACAGGGTCGTCAACTGGCATATCGTCCTCCATAGGGGCCTCACCATCCTGGTctccctccgggggaccctcTAAGAAAAGGTCGATGTCATCGTCTGATAACGCATCGAAAGGTAAATCCTCTAAAGGAAAAGCAGCGAGCGGGATAGGAGCAGGGATCAAAACGAGAGGTAAATCCCCATCGACAAGACCATCAGCTAAAGGCGCAACGTCTGGCAGGGCAAACAGCTGGAAGTCGTCATCATCAGTGCTCGTGGTATCTGACGTATAAACCTCGCTCTCCGATAGTATCTCGTCATCCGATACAATCTCCATGGGGTCCAACGTTTCTGATACTCCCGTATCGGAAGAAGAAGCCattgtgtctgtaacacaaccacacatatgcacatatatcaacatataatcaagtaaacatgtaagtcacaataatacaagcaagtaatcatcctagtcttctaAGACTGAacttccccagcctctaaggttaaaccataaattttgaaaagtgtatttgtgccttttggttgtaaaaatgtttgtaccctggatctggacgtttagtgtatgAAATGtaaaattgttttcgtgagagccctagtgatcatagtctagattcgagaaggaatcctagttcgctatgatcgaggctctgataccaagctgtcacaccctggcttttgcgaaagcgtgggcttattttggtgtgacttcttaataccatagcaacaatcataacaatgctatatgaaattaaaacacgagatgttcatccattaattaagtttAATAATACCACAACCTAATTGTTTGAAAACGTCGACACATAAGTTAAGTTACAACCCATACTTGTTTAAAACATGTTCATAAGACacaacaaaagactttaaataaaacaTGGTTTGGAGACATGTGACCCGTCCAGGAAAGGGTTACACCTCCCAACCCCTACGaccttggatgacatctttatttagcGCAGCTTAACACGCATGAAGACACCTGCCAGATCCCTTAattccctggtatgtagcaattaaggaaaaaccgatcaccaatgggttgcaaatcCAATGGTACGTGTGAAattggtgcaggaagactcaaacctagcaaatttgtctctgatatgaagacatagtcaccactatgggccgccccggcctcacgggtgtgggctcgctacacccaaatagatctatcactcatgtcccttgttcctacaatgaggattaatggccttaagtgtcatgcccaccactcacatgatcgcgCAGTAAAAcactccttaagctaaccataccatgtatataaatgtctgtaataattgtaacatgtatttcaccccccgaagtataaaactgaaaatagttaagagaaaagggggacatgaactcactgaagagCATCTCCTATATAGTAACGTCAACTCAAACTTGATCAGCTGCCTTACGACCTACAAcatactaatgtctattagacgaatgaGCCGTGCCATGCTTTTGTATTTCgggtttgagttacgttactttgtTATTGTTCCAAGTCAtaacttcttgttaaaataataataattattttaactttagtTTTGTGTTTAGAATTTCGgaataatagttaggcaactatttcgtgttcaTACTTCTAAAGTATTTTACATGtgtattccttcccaaggatgggggtatttatacatgtattttggtggttctgaaaataatatatttttaagttcaacttaggaaaatatatttaacaCATTTGTCAAAATAATGTagtcccaaaatatatatttttcccaaaaataatagaTTTTTATTCcttgtattaaaataatatttacccAAAATATGTTCGTAAAAGTATTTTCCAGAATTATAAATATGATGGTATTTtgctaagttacattattttgccgtaaataatataactagttcagaaaataaacaaataataacacAAGCGTTTTGAcgtaaaatatatattctaatatatatttttatttgtttttatttaagaaaatcaacctccgacacttgtattttgttataaaaattatggcaaagtttatattcgaaacacaagttataaaacaTACTTGTAGCACTTGtttggaaaaatattttctaagtgttggaattttttgaaaatttcgtcagagtttcccctaaaaacggaggtgtccatgcttattagcatatcattttcttttcaaaaattcattcaacaatcatcaacaatcaacccttacattaccaagagcaaaaatatatgtgttataccctaatcatgaacttgatatatttcaaaaacgcgtagtaacttggtaaagcttttaggggacttagttaccttccaaagtgtaattATTTCCTTAAAAACCATTCCCCTACAAAAGtttggtgtttacaacttgtaaacaatttttacaaaaataaaactcttgaactcttcttgtaaaaaAAAGATTTTCACACTTATTTCATTTCCAAATATATGTAAGTGTATGCAAAAATCATAATCTTTTAGAAATCGGTTCTTgaacttggtttatttagaaaaGTTTCTTGTAAATCTTGGATTAACATGATCACCAATCTACTAGTTCACTTATATTTTAGGAAAAATCAttttcattcaagttcatgactaaactagaagatgattatttcatgttTCACATAATCACCTTCTTAGTCTTGTTAAATCGTATTTCTAAACATcatttgtgacacctgtgtcaccgcgaccatcaaacaaataccaagccaatgaaatattgtatttcatacttgggatcttgtataaatatgtgtatcttttgcacatatcaattcttgttcaatttcaaactttatatcgctttctagagaattatacgcaaactggtgcgtaaacgtactcagtttaaatgcgacaaatactccggaacatcaaaatatacttaacatacctttaataacctttacataacttagaaataagttttgaaggctttggtatggcaaaaacaagttaattcgcttacagggactaaacttgacaaactgcgaaagtatgccaatctgaactgtaacgaacattccggaacatgtccataagttaaaacataccataaatatcctttacatagcttataaataggctttgaggggtttggtatgctaaaacaaacttttggatcattcaggggctaaaagtgtcaaaaagtgcacaagtttgcactttcgcgcataacttacattctgaatacatccggacatccaaaaatttatgtaagcatccttatattatgccttagtgtttggcatgagaaaaatccattcgtcgcgtcatttggatcgtctttcgcgcttatgcgcattccgtcgtaattaagcgaacatcgcgatcgtacggccaaacgaaccaacctccggaatatttttgagcatgtttcatgtccacaatgtttaggcatcattttagggccttaaagttggctttacgggccttagaagtgtcggaaatggcttaaatatgcaacagggaccaaaactgccatttctgaaagtttgtgcagatcagacatgcccaggcggcccgcctgagttttgtctataTGTTGATGCGGGCCACGtggcccctgcagatgcagaaacttgtttttTGGCTGaagttggcctttcaaacactccacagggcaatgccctttcacaatatcaggagttaagggtcattatgagccaccacaacatcttgacaagtgtacgcatcagatcgtggcacgatattcaagaaacgatcctaacggttttgcttttcctataaatactcCCCCCacttgtgttaaaacccacaaaactgatcaaagagctctaagttgttgctagtgcttcatacctgagctcctggatcaagtttagctttcggggacccttcgtaagtgttctttcgttcttttaatcgctttctagtgctaaagtcaaactttgtttgactttccgcattgaccagcttatggtcaacacgaagttcgttggaacttcataacgtgagcgtgatcacgatggttatagtccgtagtgactgtacctactgattaccacgttatctaggctcagtgacgagtcgtagtttcggccaaaatacgcattcttgcgtattttgtaaccaaactactcgtgagtatcaaaaccgtttgttttgataccaaacctgttttctaaactttgttaagcatgttctaacatgcttagttcgtcacttttagtttagtgcttatatagggttgtaaggtaagcgatctaaaccatcgcttatactttcgaacccgacccatttggtcgatcattaggatccaaccaaacacattcggtgaccatagctgtaaccttccgaggttataccttgtggtcacgatgttaggcgttccaaacgcgttctacgcgaacgacgcggtaaggtagcataagctacctaaacgggtcgaaatgggccgtaagcacttaggttaggtttcattttagtataaaggatttgttaaaccatattacacgagtctccatactcgtttggtttacgaacccgcatactatccgatcctccgatttaggtccggtatattaacatagttacctatattaggtgtcgtttgatatccgtgatctctagcattatttggttgttatacaagaacttcaaagcaatctcaggtgagtacattgaacccctcttttactgttttccaaactgttttggggtgaaacacatgtgcctacttgttaccttcatgctttcctgtttttacatcatatacttgctatgttcattagtacatttatagtacatgatttcaaaacattatatgctatgtatgcctgttgtgtgcatacttagtacatcactttacaatacatcacATGCTACGTACgcctattgtgtgcatacttagtacatcactttacaatacatcacATGCtgcgtacgcccattgtgtgcatacttagtacatcactttacaatacatcacatgctacgtacgcccattgtgtgcatacttagtacatcactttacaatacatttcatgctacgtacgccattgtgtgcatacttaatACATTGTTTCTCATTGTATTTCttttgcatatgctcatccagcatatgaacacattatactacattttgaaccgttgtaaccgtttgactatgtgaaccgtcttaaccctttgattatatgaaccgttcgtaacctttgaatcgtgtgaaccagttgtatctgttgacatgatttacatttgacaatagacatttgactatacataaacatttctacaattgttaaacattacatcttgatggtttggtttgagcaagtgatctaagtaacgaagcgtgtgtaatatgatacaagcatggtggatacgccgctggtacttcctatatataagtgtttgtatggtattacatatcgtagcgttatttgaatcatttcaatttgagacatataacattttatacaaataacacacatttcacaagacattggtttaaaaacaacttatcttacaaactcattttacatggttattcgtttaaccatacactattctcttatttatacatatcatctgattttaccgtttttcaaatgatttacaagacaaagcaaattacaaggttcatgactaaacattttctcaacataagtcatgaattctgttttcacaaaacctacgtatctcacaggcatttttatgctgacgtacctattttcacatgtgttttcaggagatgatgcataggacttatcaagatatactttgtgacaacccgaactctcaAGGTAGCGTTTCATCTTTCGACCCTTACTTCTTGTTATCCTTTCCTGATTATGATTAATACATTTTGCTCGTATAATCTTGTTATTCGATAACTTATCTAGAAATGTTTCGACACTGGGACTGCACATCAAATGGGTCGCCCACTGAACATTTAAATACTTCGGCCCACTATGTCTTGTATTTCATGATTGAATGTAGCATGCTAGTCATCGGCCCACTATGTTTTGTATTTTATAGTTTAGGTGTTGCATGTTAGTCACTGGCCCACTTGTACTACAAAACACGTAGAGTTTTCCTCTATTTCCACAACTCACAATATCACTTTACAAACCCTAAACACCTCCCCCTTGTAAAAGTGACGGCAGCGGACATCCTCCAAGCATCGCCCTTTTCGCGACTTACTGTATTCGATTGTCTTTCGCCTCTCGGTTAGTGAATCATACTCTTATTCGTTCGTGATTGTACGTGCCTTATCTTTTGTTAGTTGCGATTGTATGTGCACCGGTTCGTGATCTGGTTATGATCATATGTACTGATCGTTCATTCATGTTCTAATATAATTATTACGCATTGAATAACACGTAACCGAACAAATATATATGTTAGAACTGGCATGCTAGAGGAATTCACGGGTAGGTGAAATCACTTGTCGCTTGTTTGATTGGTCATTAGCTGCTGTGTGTATAATCGTTTGGATGTGAGTTACTCGATTGTATAGTTTCCGATGATCTTGTTATGCGGCCGGATGATATATGGTGGTGCAATTTAGGAAACTGTGTGATAGCCTTATGTAATGTGATTATGTCCGATTTCATAGTATGTGTATTAAGTGTTCATACATAAGGTGTAGTATTGCTATATGAAATATTTGTGGGTAATGTTGATGATGAGTTGTTGTCATGATTATTGGGGTCCAATGAAATTttgactaaatatatatatttgccGATATGAACTGTAAAGTGTAAACATCACATGTTGAATATATAATTTTATGGGGAATGAAGTGTTGGAGATTGGTGGTTGGTTCTAGTGGGCGGCACCCCTTGCTAACATTGGACCACATAGCCGCACAGTAGGATTGGGTaatcaataaaaaaaaatgaatggaATGATAAATAGTAATCTTATGTAATAAGCCTTGGGCGGCGCATAGCCTGTTATGGTGCAGCTGGGCTGCGTGACCAAGAGGCTTCAGCCTTCGGGCAAGCCCACCTCATCTTAGTTGGTGGATACGATAAGTGGGCCATGATAAGCAGGTTAGGTAATTAGTTATGTTAAGTGGGTTTCGTATGAGTTGCAAGCCATTAAACTAGGTGTTTTTTATCAATTGAGATGTGCCATGTGTAGAATTAATGGTTTGGTAGTATATGTAGCAATATTTAGTTAGCTTCGTCTGATTTAATGTGTATGACTGTGTCTTTGTTGAGCGAACAAGAGTAACGAATAATTAATGATATTTAATCGATGTGTAAATTGATTGGGACCGGAACCATATGTGTGTGTTACCTGTGTCTTGCTTGCATAATATGCGAAGAAGGGATGTTTGTATCTGAAACGTGTGGACCAGGTGCACTATTGACTGATTGTGGTTAATAACTATTTCTAGGGCGTGGTTGATCAAACTGTTAAACGAGTAaatagtcttaccgagcaaaaccaaggtgagttcactacattcgagcatgcgtcccagtggttggggacagtcagtgggtatcccgtggagggataagtcttttgggtaaaaacgggtatattggttaatattctcacctatcatttttgtaagtcccttattatgttacctggagggtaacaggtattagttggtagcgctacttaggtttggcaccctcacaccgctcctaggtaggacggatgtgaactaatgacccagtcgtggcccagtactagataggagtacgtgggaagggcagtcatgtatttcaggagccgtcttgttcggaattgagatattaacaatattacttgcattggttattgaactgttttacatacaactggtaacaaacgttttctaaaactgtgaactcgccagctttgtctgatacacttgttacatgctcgcaggtcgttaggtacttggaaacaggaacttgctggctggagggcgagagtggtcatggttgctttGATGGATTTATTTATCAGACATTTATTTGCTATGATTATTTGGATAACATTTATGTtatgatacattaacgcttccgctgaacttatggtttttggataacttatgtttgggatttcagtattattaaattatggaactttatttcaaacttgtgattcaatgtaattggtggctcattgctagtcgtcacacgcctaacagggacactccctaggtggtaatttgggggtgtgacagtttggtatcagagccactggttatagtgaatttggttttaaaatgttttctaaaaccagactataactgaattGATCCGACATTGACCATGACACCCAACTCCAgacagcaaggttcgtctcttatttactattgcatagcatacttagtacatactcatgattagtaTCACATTCAACCGCACACTTGACATTACAATACGAACTCATATGCTATCGGTCTAtgctacgtgttttaagagtaggaTTCTTCTTGAACATacatgctctatgttgtgatGTCATTGGTCGTGCAGCTTGAATTTGGGGAAACCTTTTAACACGAGTTGAGAGGAGCCGGGATAAACATGCAAAttgggttattattatgggtgcacacataataacaacgtggggtgcatgtgaaTCCCAGTAAATttcgactagtgtgaaaaaggaattcCGCGTTGTTAGTCAATCATCTATTAGAACGTCGAAAACTGGGAATACTCTAGCAATACTTGACATCTACTTGAACTTGTCTGTTAATTCATTCCTTTTCCCATATTCATAGAATCATGAgcggacgtggtggaggtcgtcgtggtggacatggtggaggccgcggtggtggacgtggccatatagctatgactcaggctgagttaaccGATCTTATTAACACTCGCGTGGCTGAAGCCTTAGCAGCTTATCAGGCTAGTACGATGGGTACCAAACATTCTTTATCCTTGGGTCGCATGCTTGAGTCTTACCCGTTTGTTTTATGTTCTTTCTTTAATAGGTCAACAGGTGCAACAGAATCCGCACCAACCGCCTGTTTGCACGtttaaaaccttcatggattgtaagccgcagaccttcagtgggactgaaggggctgtaggactcttgcgctggttcgaaaaggcagaGTCCGTATTCGCGATGTGTAACTGCCCGGTTGGGGACAGAGTGAAATTTGCTGTGGGCACACTCGaagatggtgccttgacctggtggaatgcccaggttcagctgttaggtatcgaggcggcgaacgccactacgtgggacgactttaaagagttgatgagggaggaatattgccctcgtgatgaaatacagaaattagaaaatgagtactatgatctgaaaatggtggggtctgagattgaagcatatgtgaagcggtcgtatgagttggctgacttgtgtccgaatCTGTCTCGACCTATGCCTCGAAGAATTGAGTTGTTCatcaaggggttacctccacgggtgaagggtttggttacggCAGCAAACCTCAATAATTTAACTCAGATTGTTCGCTTGGCTCACAAGATCGTTGATCAGGAGGTGGAAAGCAACTCATTGCCACCACGTATTTCCAGCATTGCTACAGCCGCTACTACTTCCACTGCACCTGCTACTGATAGCaagcgtaagtggaacgatatggacaaggggtccaactctgcacagcctcagaagaagacggataccGGCAGCAACCGCAGTTTCAGCCAGTCATCATCAGTGAATCAAAACCAGAGTAACAagtcagggcagggatcatatgcggggaagttacctttgtgcaacaagtgtaactatcatcacaagggacagtgtgctCGGGTTTGTCATCGGTGTAACCGATCAGGGCACGtggctagggattgtagggctacacttccagctcagcagcagccatcacagcagtcgggtagacaacagactcagcagaaccagggtactcaaaaggggtgttttcagtgtggggctaaggggcacttcaagcgagactgccctcagctgaagcagaacacagggggtaacaacgggaataacaatgcgggaaacaatgggggtaatgttgcgcgtgggcgcgggttcgtgttaggagctggggaagcgcggaacgacggcaatgtggttactggtacgttttcagtgaacGGTGTATTTGCTTctatattatttgactctggtgccgattggagttacgtgtctttggggttcagttctcagttagggttaagtcctacacctctcgtaatgaaacacatagtagagatagcaaatggtaaaacaatcgaagcctCACATGTCCTAGTTGGGTGCAaactcgatcttctgggtcaagtattcgacattgacctacttcccattactcttggaagcttcgacgtgattatcggtatggattggttgtccaagtatcaggcggagattctctgtaaggagaagatcgtacGTGTCCCCCTCCCTGGTGGAGAATCtttatcagttcagggtcatcgcagtgggaccccagttagtattgtttcagcaatgaaggctcagaagtatctgcgtaagggctatcctgctattttcgctcttgtcactgattcacagtctgatgaaaggaagattgaagatcttccagttgttcgtgaatatcctgacgtatttcctgaggaactccctggtttacctccacatcgtcaggtggaattccagattgacctcgccccagcggcagccccggttgctcgtgcgccataccgtcttgcgccaggggagttgcaggaattgtcgaaccaactccaagagctgttggataggggtttcatccgacctagctcttccccttggggagccccagtcctatttgtgaagaagaaggatgggtctttccggatgtgtatagattatcgcgagctcaacaaggtgaccgttaaaaaccgttatcctttgcctcgtattgacgacttgtttgaccagctgcaagggtcaagtttttattcaaaaatcgacttaaggtcgggatatcatcaggtacgagtcagagaggaagacattcccaaaacagcatttcggacgcgatacggtcactatgagttcttgtttatgccattcgggttgaccaacgcacccgcggtcttcatggatctcatgaaccgcgtgtgcaagccataccttgacgacttcattatcgtttttatcgacgacatcctaatttattccaagaacaaggaggatcatgagcggcatctacgccttatcctagaactcctgaggagggaacagttgtacgcgaaattttctaagtgtgatttctggatacgggaggtacattttctggggcatatagttaatgagatgggcatacatgtggatcctgccaagatcgacgccattagaaattgggcggcaccaaggaATCCTTCagaggtgcggcaatttctcggtctagcagggtattatcgtcgttttattcagaacttctcgaagattgctcagccactcacctcattaacacagaagaaggtagtttactcttggggaacgaaacaggaggatgctttccagcttttgaaacaaaaattatgcagcgcgccaattctatctctaccagatggtaccgaggattttgtggtgtattgcgatgcctcgattcagggtctcggttgcgtgttgatgcaacgcgagaaggtgatagcttatgcttctcgtcagttgaaagtacacgagaaaaactacacgacacacgacttggagctaggagcagtggtctttgcactgaagatttggaggcattatctatacggcacgaaatgcaccatctatactgatcacaagagccttcagcatatcttcaaccagagagaattgaatatgcgtcagcgtcgttgggtagagttgttcaatgattacgagtgt
Above is a window of Helianthus annuus cultivar XRQ/B chromosome 14, HanXRQr2.0-SUNRISE, whole genome shotgun sequence DNA encoding:
- the LOC110906499 gene encoding proline-rich protein 36-like, whose amino-acid sequence is MASSSDTGVSETLDPMEIVSDDEILSESEVYTSDTTSTDDDDFQLFALPDVAPLADGLVDGDLPLVLIPAPIPLAAFPLEDLPFDALSDDDIDLFLEGPPEGDQDGEAPMEDDMPVDDPVVPIVEAPVEEAPSDSFGPDSFESVASASFHDQGVQHDSPDADSDMAMSAAPVVSQDFGPEPEVEFVPVEPAPVGPEPIIAHDPIDVPVVPLLSDPLQEPDHIDPPVMAPHVVDAPVIVPPVSDVPIANAPALALPVVDQAPFATHVNPRYTDTRNGWIEDDDDYPPFVLPVTPPTAPAFALLDTPQFHPHTSDVHRTDLPITFLQDIPPPRPGEGPSTGPHDHLSPTTAAFPFMPSFTPAAHTTSPFVPSGEPFLWSSPNVMPLSDPYHPFHVGYTTEDILTSLQLQQDALSRRVGELERTPRPPPCHCQTPFSAPHAPLPLPPDSDIRFLTHEQQIAYWLRVIHALEVDWVRLRRLIFFPPPPPPSA